The Panicum hallii strain FIL2 chromosome 9, PHallii_v3.1, whole genome shotgun sequence genome has a window encoding:
- the LOC112876987 gene encoding uncharacterized protein LOC112876987 has translation MEGWTSRRKHRNGGFWLRAEIEVDRGSSIPRGPEFGFAAAVREPLVKLRRPEHDFERWDWDYFVWPHDRLDANLEMRDSDPEATLEADRKASVSFLNKSTLQLESYEMYQYLLQQHASAWPCNRLKTNLEMRDSSIEVTLEADGELSESSLNQSTLQPESEDTAALPRDHLVANLEMRNTDAEAKLQTDRKAKERSTRRLKRSEMDRRTQEQHKEKENEQTELFRTPTPVNKKAVGPRSARRRRVFAEANLSPDDDRARQRQVPWAC, from the exons ATGGAGGGGTGGACATCGCGGCGAAAGCACCGGAACGGTGGCTTCTGGTTGAGAGCGGAGATCGAGGTGGACCGGGGTTCTTCCATTCCCAG GGGCCCGGAGTTCggcttcgccgccgccgtgcgagAGCCGCTGGTGAAGCTGCGGCGGCCCGAGCACGACTTCGAGAGGTGGGACTGGGACTACTTCGTCTGGCCCCATGACCGGCTCGACG CCAATCTTGAGATGAGGGACAGTGATCCAGAGGCGACACTTGAGGCAGACCGGAAGGCGAGCGTGAGTTTCCTGAACAAGAGCACGCTACAGCTGGAGAGCTATGAGATGTACCAGTACCTGCTGCAGCAGCACGCTTCAGCGTGGCCTTGCAACCGGCTCAAAA CCAATCTGGAGATGAGGGATAGTAGTATAGAGGTGACACTTGAGGCAGATGGGGAGTTGAGCGAGAGCTCCCTGAACCAGAGCACACTGCAACCGGAGAGCGAGGACACTGCAGCCTTGCCTCGCGACCATCTCGTAG CCAATCTGGAGATGAGGAACACTGACGCGGAGGCGAAGCTTCAGACTGATCGGAAGGCAAAGGAGCGAAGCACGCGGCGCCTGAAGAGGTCTGAGATGGATCGACGCACGCAGGAgcagcacaaggagaaggagaaCGAACAGACCGAGCTGTTCCGGACACCCACGCCGGTGAACAAGAAGGCCGTAGGACCCAGATCGGCACGGCGTCGCCGTGTTTTCGCAGAAGCTAACCTGAGCCCGGACGATGACAGAGCAAGGCAGAGGCAGGTTCCTTGGGCTTGTTAG